One Xenopus tropicalis strain Nigerian chromosome 8, UCB_Xtro_10.0, whole genome shotgun sequence genomic window carries:
- the tmed10 gene encoding transmembrane emp24 domain-containing protein 10 precursor produces the protein MARLLPVLFALLFCGYVQPISFSLPPNSRKCLREEIHKNVLVTGEYELSEAHNQGQVRLKITDSAGHILYSKEDASKGKFAFTTEEYDMFEVCFDSKLPAGAGRVPDQMVNLIMKHGVEAKNYEEIAKVEKLKPLEVELRRLEDLSESIVNDFAYMKKREEEMRDTNESTNVRVLYFSIFSMCCLMGLATWQVFYLRRFFKAKKLIE, from the exons ATGGCCCGGTTGCTCCCAGTCCTTTTCGCGCTGCTCTTTTGCGGCTACGTGCAGCCTATTTCTTTTTCGCTGCCGCCTAACAGCCGCAAGTGTTTGCGAGAAGAGATTCACAAGAACGTGCTCGTAACCGGAGAGTACGAGCTGTCTGAGGCCCACAACCAGGGCCAAGTGCGACTAAAG ATTACAGACTCTGCTGGGCACATTCTCTACTCCAAGGAAGATGCTTCCAAGGGGAAATTTGCTTTCACCACTGAGGAATATGATATGTTTGAGGTCTGCTTCGATAGTAAGCTACCAGCAG gtGCTGGCAGAGTGCCTGATCAGATGGTCAATCTCATAATGAAGCACGGAGTAGAAGCAAAAAATTATGAAGAG ATTGCAAAGGTAGAGAAACTTAAACCACTTGAAGTTGAACTTCGGCGTCTTGAGGATTTGTCAGAGTCTATCGTCAATGATTTTGCCTATATGAAAAAGAGAGAGGAAGAAATGAGGGACACAAATG AATCCACCAATGTACGTGTCCTTTACTTCAGCATATTCTCCATGTGTTGCCTAATGGGACTGGCCACCTGGCAAGTTTTCTATCTCCGTCGCTTCTTTAAGGCCAAAAAACTAATTGAATGA